In Physeter macrocephalus isolate SW-GA chromosome 2, ASM283717v5, whole genome shotgun sequence, a single window of DNA contains:
- the TTLL4 gene encoding tubulin monoglutamylase TTLL4 isoform X2, translating into MASARTEHYSIGLRQGNSFKSSGPSGTVPTPPPEKPSEGRVWAQAHQQVKPIWKLEKKHVGTLSAGLGPGLLGVPPQPAYFFCPSTLCNSGTTAVIAGHSNSCYLHSLPDLFSSTLLYRRSNYGHRPYQQLESFCLRSSPSEKRPFSLPQKSLPIRLTANKATSSKVSPMASSSTEPYLSLGAAGENPSGKSLASAISGKTPSPLSSSSSSYKPMLNNNSFMRPNSTKVPLLQATEGLKPVSSPKVQLVSWHHSGGTGDCALQPVEHKVPKSSGTVLDDDPSHSTLSTPSSLDASTTSAASPHYSWSNLATGAEPHPYGLNGDSVSQNLTKEVLFTEAVRKLTARGFEKKPRQGYHFEQSYFMNPSLQWDVLNRNRWWKPAVVGQQLPQENAGADSRVLPGASDTMELDSTVFCTKHISIHLLASHASGLSCSPACGSAIDSPPLGEDKTPALPSPSQPLGVAEVATRLSSIHLGKLGREEPKEARKLDSPARDIGSATDLQLDQAEAEDLEEELIDGLEDCCNHDENEEEGDSECSSCNAVSPSESVAVISRNCMEILTKPLSNEKVVRPALIYSLFPNVPPTIYFGTLDERVEKLPWEQRKLLRWKMSTVTPNIVKQTIGRSHFKISKRNDDWLGCWGHHMKSPSFRSIQEHQKLNHFPGSFQIGRKDRLWRNLSRMQSRFGKKEFSFFPQSFILPQDAKLLRKAWESSSRQKWIVKPPASARGIGIQVIHKWSQLPKRRPLLVQRYSPSMKSLGNKFMHLTNYSVNKKNVEYQANEDETACQGHKWALKALWSYLSQKGVNSDAIWEKIKDVVVKTIISSEPYVTSLLKMYVRRPYSCHELFGFDIMLDENLKPWVLEVNISPSLHSNSPLDISIKGQMIRDLLNLAGFVLPSAEDIASSCSSSSSSTTSTTSTTSLPSSPRDRCRMAPEYFTAQKMKKAYYLTQKVPDQDFYSSVLDVLTPDDVRVLVEMEDEFSRRGQFERIFPSRISSRYLRFFEQPRYFNILTTQWEQKYHGNKLKGVDLLRSWCYKGFHTGAISDSAPVWTLPTSILTVPKGDVTLNDFSKSETGKLGKHGSSKGSIPLSEDGTMPKPTETQAGLSPFPRKCSSSKDSEDTSQEPSLSTQSLPLIKYSGQTSRLSASPTSQSAGDSLLAAVSL; encoded by the exons ATGGCCTCAGCAAGAACAGAGCACTACAGTATTGGCCTCCGCCAGGGAAACAGCTTTAAGTCGAGTGGGCCCTCAGGCACAGTGCCTACCCCGCCGCCAGAGAAACCCTCTGAGGGCAGAGTCTGGGCTCAGGCTCATCAGCAGGTGAAGCCAATCTGGAAGCTGGAGAAGAAGCACGTGGGAACACTGTCAGCAGGGTTGGGCCCAGGCCTCTTGGGTGTCCCACCGCAGCCCGCATACTTCTTTTGCCCCAGCACTTTATGTAACTCCGGGACCACGGCTGTCATTGCAGGCCACAGCAACTCCTGTTACCTGCACTCCCTCCCGGACCTGTTCAGCAGCACCCTGCTCTACCGCCGCTCCAACTACGGCCACAGACCATACCAGCAGCTGGAGTCTTTCTGCTTGCGTTCAAGCCCGTCAGAAAAAAgacctttttctctccctcaaaAGAGCCTCCCTATCAGACTCACTGCCAATAAGGCCACTTCTTCCAAGGTCTCCCCCATGGCATCCTCATCCACAGAACCATACCTCTCACTGGGAGCGGCTGGGGAAAATCCTTCAGGGAAGAGCCTGGCCTCTGCCATCTCAGGGAAGACCCCGTCTccactctcctcttcttcctcttcctacaAGCCCATGCTAAATAACAACTCCTTCATGCGGCCAAATAGCACTAAAGTGCCTTTATTGCAGGCCACAGAAGGCCTGAAGCCAGTATCCTCACCGAAGGTCCAGCTTGTCTCCTGGCATCATTCAGGGGGCACTGGAGACTGTGCACTCCAGCCTGTTGAGCACAAGGTGCCCAAGAGCAGTGGCACTGTCCTAGATGATGACCCTTCCCACAGCACCCTGTCTACCCCCAGTTCCTTAGACGCTTCCACCACCAGTGCTGCCTCTCCCCACTACAGCTGGAGTAACTTAGCCACAGGGGCAGAGCCACATCCCTATGGCCTGAATGGGGACTCTGTTTCCCAGAATCTGACTAAGGAGGTTCTGTTCACTGAGGCCGTGAGGAAGTTGACTGCAAGAGGCTTTGAGAAGAAGCCAAGGCAAGGCTACCATTTTGAACAGTCTTATTTCATGAACCCCAGCTTGCAGTGGGATGTCCTCAACAGGAACAGGTGGTGGAAACCAGCTGTGGTAGGCCAGCAGCTCCCTCAGGAGAATGCTGGAGCAGACAGTAGGGTCCTCCCTGGAGCCTCGGACACCATGGAGCTGGACAGTACAGTCTTCTGTACCAAACACATCAGCATTCACCTCCTTGCCTCACACGCCAGTGGGCTCAGCTGCAGCCCTGCCTGTGGATCTGCAATCGACTCCCCACCTCTTGGAGAAGACAAAACTccagctctgccttctccctctcaGCCCCTTGGCGTGGCCGAGGTGGCCACCCGCCTCTCTTCCATCCATCTGGGCAAGCTTGGGAGGGAGGAGCCTAAGGAAGCCAGGAAGCTGGACTCACCTGCTAGGGATATTGG TTCAGCTACTGACCTCCAGCTAGACCAGGCTGAAGCTGAAGATCTGGAAGAAGAGCTAATAGATGGTTTGGAAGACTGCTGCAACCATGATGAGAATGAAGAGGAGG GAGACTCAGAGTGCTCCTCATGCAATGCTGTTTCCCCCAGCGAGTCAGTAGCAGTGATCTCTCG GAACTGTATGGAGATTCTGACCAAACCCCTTTCCAATGAGAAAGTTGTCCGACCAGCCCTCATCTACAGTCTCTTTCCCAACGTGCCCCCTACCATCTATTTTGGCACTCTGGATGAGAGAG TGGAGAAACTTCCCTGGGAGCAGAGGAAGCTGCTCCGGTGGAAGATGAGCACAGTGACCCCCAACATTGTCAAGCAGACCATTGGACGGTCCCACTTCAAAATCAGCAAGA GGAATGATGACTGGCTGGGCTGCTGGGGTCACCACATGAAGTCTCCTAGTTTCCGATCCATTCAGGAGCATCAGAAG CTAAATCACTTCCCAGGTTCATTCCAGATTGGGCGAAAGGACCGACTGTGGCGGAACCTGTCCCGCATGCAGAGCCGGTTTGGCAAGAAGGAGTTCAGTTTCTTCCCCCAGTCCTTCATCCTGCCCCAGGATGCCAAGCTTCTGCGCAAAGCCTGGGAGAGCAGCAGCCGCCAAAAGTGGATTGTTAAACCA CCAGCATCTGCTCGAGGCATTGGCATCCAGGTCATTCACAAGTGGAGTCAGCTCCCCAAGCGAAGGCCCCTTCTGGTACAGAG GTATTCCCCTTCCATGAAGAGCCTTGGCAACAAGTTCATGCACCTGACCAACTACAGTGTCAATAAAAAGAATGTCGAGTATCAGGCCAATGAAGATGAAACGGCCTGCCAGGGCCACAAATG GGCACTGAAGGCTTTATGGAGCTACCTGAGCCAGAAGGGAGTCAACAGTGATGCCATCTGGGAGAAGATAAAGGACGTTGTTGTCAAAACGATCATCTC GTCAGAACCCTATGTGACCAGCCTGCTGAAGATGTACGTGCGGCGGCCCTACAGCTGCCACGAGCTCTTCGGTTTTGACATCATGCTAGATGAGAACCTCAAGCCCTGGGTCCTGGAAGTCAACATCTCCCCAAG CCTCCACTCCAACTCTCCACTGGACATCAGCATCAAAGGCCAGATGATCCGTGACCTTCTGAACCTGGCTGGCTTTGTTCTGCCCAGCGCAGAGGATATCGCTTccagctgcagcagctccagcagctccaccacctccaccacctccaccaccag CCTGCCCAGCTCCCCCAGGGACAGATGTCGAATGGCCCCGGAGTACTTCACTGCACAGAAGATGAAGAAAGCCTATTACCTGACCCAGAAAGTTCCTGATCAG GACTTCTACTCATCTGTGCTGGATGTCCTGACGCCAGATGATGTTCGTGTTCTGGTTGAGATGGAGGATGAGTTTTCTCGCCGTGGTCAATTTGAACGAATTTTTCCTTCTCGAATCTCTTCTCGCTATCTCCGCTTTTTTGAGCAGCCACGATATTTCAACATTCTCACCACCCAGTGGGAACAGAAGTACCATGGCAACAAGCTCAAAG GAGTAGATCTGCTTCGGAGTTGGTGCTACAAAGGGTTCCACACAGGAGCCATCTCTGATTCTGCTCCAGTG TGGACTCTCCCGACATCAATTCTGACTGTCCCAAAGGGTGATGTGACACTCAATGATTTCTCCAAATCGGAGACTGGCAAGCTGGG AAAACATGGCTCCTCCAAGGGAAGCATACCACTCTCTGAAGATGGAACCATGCCCAAGCCCACGGAGACCCAAGCTGGCCTTTCCCCTTTCCCCAGGAAATGCAGTTCCTCAAAGGACAGTGAGGACACCAGCCAAGAGCCCAGCCTCTCCACCCAGTCGTTACCCTTGATCAAGTACTCTGGGCAGACTTCAAGGCTTtctgcctcccccacctcccagtcaGCTGGTGACTCCCTCCTGGCTGCTGTGAGCCTGTGA
- the TTLL4 gene encoding tubulin monoglutamylase TTLL4 isoform X1: MASARTEHYSIGLRQGNSFKSSGPSGTVPTPPPEKPSEGRVWAQAHQQVKPIWKLEKKHVGTLSAGLGPGLLGVPPQPAYFFCPSTLCNSGTTAVIAGHSNSCYLHSLPDLFSSTLLYRRSNYGHRPYQQLESFCLRSSPSEKRPFSLPQKSLPIRLTANKATSSKVSPMASSSTEPYLSLGAAGENPSGKSLASAISGKTPSPLSSSSSSYKPMLNNNSFMRPNSTKVPLLQATEGLKPVSSPKVQLVSWHHSGGTGDCALQPVEHKVPKSSGTVLDDDPSHSTLSTPSSLDASTTSAASPHYSWSNLATGAEPHPYGLNGDSVSQNLTKEVLFTEAVRKLTARGFEKKPRQGYHFEQSYFMNPSLQWDVLNRNRWWKPAVVGQQLPQENAGADSRVLPGASDTMELDSTVFCTKHISIHLLASHASGLSCSPACGSAIDSPPLGEDKTPALPSPSQPLGVAEVATRLSSIHLGKLGREEPKEARKLDSPARDIGSATDLQLDQAEAEDLEEELIDGLEDCCNHDENEEEGDSECSSCNAVSPSESVAVISRNCMEILTKPLSNEKVVRPALIYSLFPNVPPTIYFGTLDERVEKLPWEQRKLLRWKMSTVTPNIVKQTIGRSHFKISKRNDDWLGCWGHHMKSPSFRSIQEHQKLNHFPGSFQIGRKDRLWRNLSRMQSRFGKKEFSFFPQSFILPQDAKLLRKAWESSSRQKWIVKPPASARGIGIQVIHKWSQLPKRRPLLVQRYLHKPYLISGSKFDLRIYVYVTSYDPLRIYLFSDGLVRFASCKYSPSMKSLGNKFMHLTNYSVNKKNVEYQANEDETACQGHKWALKALWSYLSQKGVNSDAIWEKIKDVVVKTIISSEPYVTSLLKMYVRRPYSCHELFGFDIMLDENLKPWVLEVNISPSLHSNSPLDISIKGQMIRDLLNLAGFVLPSAEDIASSCSSSSSSTTSTTSTTSLPSSPRDRCRMAPEYFTAQKMKKAYYLTQKVPDQDFYSSVLDVLTPDDVRVLVEMEDEFSRRGQFERIFPSRISSRYLRFFEQPRYFNILTTQWEQKYHGNKLKGVDLLRSWCYKGFHTGAISDSAPVWTLPTSILTVPKGDVTLNDFSKSETGKLGKHGSSKGSIPLSEDGTMPKPTETQAGLSPFPRKCSSSKDSEDTSQEPSLSTQSLPLIKYSGQTSRLSASPTSQSAGDSLLAAVSL, encoded by the exons ATGGCCTCAGCAAGAACAGAGCACTACAGTATTGGCCTCCGCCAGGGAAACAGCTTTAAGTCGAGTGGGCCCTCAGGCACAGTGCCTACCCCGCCGCCAGAGAAACCCTCTGAGGGCAGAGTCTGGGCTCAGGCTCATCAGCAGGTGAAGCCAATCTGGAAGCTGGAGAAGAAGCACGTGGGAACACTGTCAGCAGGGTTGGGCCCAGGCCTCTTGGGTGTCCCACCGCAGCCCGCATACTTCTTTTGCCCCAGCACTTTATGTAACTCCGGGACCACGGCTGTCATTGCAGGCCACAGCAACTCCTGTTACCTGCACTCCCTCCCGGACCTGTTCAGCAGCACCCTGCTCTACCGCCGCTCCAACTACGGCCACAGACCATACCAGCAGCTGGAGTCTTTCTGCTTGCGTTCAAGCCCGTCAGAAAAAAgacctttttctctccctcaaaAGAGCCTCCCTATCAGACTCACTGCCAATAAGGCCACTTCTTCCAAGGTCTCCCCCATGGCATCCTCATCCACAGAACCATACCTCTCACTGGGAGCGGCTGGGGAAAATCCTTCAGGGAAGAGCCTGGCCTCTGCCATCTCAGGGAAGACCCCGTCTccactctcctcttcttcctcttcctacaAGCCCATGCTAAATAACAACTCCTTCATGCGGCCAAATAGCACTAAAGTGCCTTTATTGCAGGCCACAGAAGGCCTGAAGCCAGTATCCTCACCGAAGGTCCAGCTTGTCTCCTGGCATCATTCAGGGGGCACTGGAGACTGTGCACTCCAGCCTGTTGAGCACAAGGTGCCCAAGAGCAGTGGCACTGTCCTAGATGATGACCCTTCCCACAGCACCCTGTCTACCCCCAGTTCCTTAGACGCTTCCACCACCAGTGCTGCCTCTCCCCACTACAGCTGGAGTAACTTAGCCACAGGGGCAGAGCCACATCCCTATGGCCTGAATGGGGACTCTGTTTCCCAGAATCTGACTAAGGAGGTTCTGTTCACTGAGGCCGTGAGGAAGTTGACTGCAAGAGGCTTTGAGAAGAAGCCAAGGCAAGGCTACCATTTTGAACAGTCTTATTTCATGAACCCCAGCTTGCAGTGGGATGTCCTCAACAGGAACAGGTGGTGGAAACCAGCTGTGGTAGGCCAGCAGCTCCCTCAGGAGAATGCTGGAGCAGACAGTAGGGTCCTCCCTGGAGCCTCGGACACCATGGAGCTGGACAGTACAGTCTTCTGTACCAAACACATCAGCATTCACCTCCTTGCCTCACACGCCAGTGGGCTCAGCTGCAGCCCTGCCTGTGGATCTGCAATCGACTCCCCACCTCTTGGAGAAGACAAAACTccagctctgccttctccctctcaGCCCCTTGGCGTGGCCGAGGTGGCCACCCGCCTCTCTTCCATCCATCTGGGCAAGCTTGGGAGGGAGGAGCCTAAGGAAGCCAGGAAGCTGGACTCACCTGCTAGGGATATTGG TTCAGCTACTGACCTCCAGCTAGACCAGGCTGAAGCTGAAGATCTGGAAGAAGAGCTAATAGATGGTTTGGAAGACTGCTGCAACCATGATGAGAATGAAGAGGAGG GAGACTCAGAGTGCTCCTCATGCAATGCTGTTTCCCCCAGCGAGTCAGTAGCAGTGATCTCTCG GAACTGTATGGAGATTCTGACCAAACCCCTTTCCAATGAGAAAGTTGTCCGACCAGCCCTCATCTACAGTCTCTTTCCCAACGTGCCCCCTACCATCTATTTTGGCACTCTGGATGAGAGAG TGGAGAAACTTCCCTGGGAGCAGAGGAAGCTGCTCCGGTGGAAGATGAGCACAGTGACCCCCAACATTGTCAAGCAGACCATTGGACGGTCCCACTTCAAAATCAGCAAGA GGAATGATGACTGGCTGGGCTGCTGGGGTCACCACATGAAGTCTCCTAGTTTCCGATCCATTCAGGAGCATCAGAAG CTAAATCACTTCCCAGGTTCATTCCAGATTGGGCGAAAGGACCGACTGTGGCGGAACCTGTCCCGCATGCAGAGCCGGTTTGGCAAGAAGGAGTTCAGTTTCTTCCCCCAGTCCTTCATCCTGCCCCAGGATGCCAAGCTTCTGCGCAAAGCCTGGGAGAGCAGCAGCCGCCAAAAGTGGATTGTTAAACCA CCAGCATCTGCTCGAGGCATTGGCATCCAGGTCATTCACAAGTGGAGTCAGCTCCCCAAGCGAAGGCCCCTTCTGGTACAGAG GTATCTCCACAAACCCTACCTCATCAGCGGCAGCAAGTTCGATCTGCGAATCTATGTTTACGTCACCTCCTATGATCCTCTACGGATTTACCTCTTTTCAGATGGACTCGTCCGCTTTGCCAGTTGCAA GTATTCCCCTTCCATGAAGAGCCTTGGCAACAAGTTCATGCACCTGACCAACTACAGTGTCAATAAAAAGAATGTCGAGTATCAGGCCAATGAAGATGAAACGGCCTGCCAGGGCCACAAATG GGCACTGAAGGCTTTATGGAGCTACCTGAGCCAGAAGGGAGTCAACAGTGATGCCATCTGGGAGAAGATAAAGGACGTTGTTGTCAAAACGATCATCTC GTCAGAACCCTATGTGACCAGCCTGCTGAAGATGTACGTGCGGCGGCCCTACAGCTGCCACGAGCTCTTCGGTTTTGACATCATGCTAGATGAGAACCTCAAGCCCTGGGTCCTGGAAGTCAACATCTCCCCAAG CCTCCACTCCAACTCTCCACTGGACATCAGCATCAAAGGCCAGATGATCCGTGACCTTCTGAACCTGGCTGGCTTTGTTCTGCCCAGCGCAGAGGATATCGCTTccagctgcagcagctccagcagctccaccacctccaccacctccaccaccag CCTGCCCAGCTCCCCCAGGGACAGATGTCGAATGGCCCCGGAGTACTTCACTGCACAGAAGATGAAGAAAGCCTATTACCTGACCCAGAAAGTTCCTGATCAG GACTTCTACTCATCTGTGCTGGATGTCCTGACGCCAGATGATGTTCGTGTTCTGGTTGAGATGGAGGATGAGTTTTCTCGCCGTGGTCAATTTGAACGAATTTTTCCTTCTCGAATCTCTTCTCGCTATCTCCGCTTTTTTGAGCAGCCACGATATTTCAACATTCTCACCACCCAGTGGGAACAGAAGTACCATGGCAACAAGCTCAAAG GAGTAGATCTGCTTCGGAGTTGGTGCTACAAAGGGTTCCACACAGGAGCCATCTCTGATTCTGCTCCAGTG TGGACTCTCCCGACATCAATTCTGACTGTCCCAAAGGGTGATGTGACACTCAATGATTTCTCCAAATCGGAGACTGGCAAGCTGGG AAAACATGGCTCCTCCAAGGGAAGCATACCACTCTCTGAAGATGGAACCATGCCCAAGCCCACGGAGACCCAAGCTGGCCTTTCCCCTTTCCCCAGGAAATGCAGTTCCTCAAAGGACAGTGAGGACACCAGCCAAGAGCCCAGCCTCTCCACCCAGTCGTTACCCTTGATCAAGTACTCTGGGCAGACTTCAAGGCTTtctgcctcccccacctcccagtcaGCTGGTGACTCCCTCCTGGCTGCTGTGAGCCTGTGA